From a region of the Comamonadaceae bacterium OTU4NAUVB1 genome:
- a CDS encoding ATP-binding protein: MLVLDATDAAAVAHSANWPAAELRDASAALPHAALAALVDGEAPLALGDVLLGGAAWALSGHRRGDRLVLEFEAPEPESPVGRVPVHPLARGFLPRLQETATLDDATALVAAEIKRLTGFGRCLVYRFDADGHGEVLAERCDAGYASHAGHHFPASDIPRQARELYVLNPFRLIVDAHYDPVALVATGTHAGDAASVSGIDLSQAQLRSVSPVHLAYMRNMGTRASMSVSITVEGRLWGLISCHDDAPRRLVPAVRLACEHLGQLLALQVQVLEARRAVAERLELRHLTLDIVARLADGDATLARLVDHPDALLGLARASGAAVVRDDRVWSVGQAPAHADILDLAQWIDGRGREVFETQGLASHHAPGAAFAHVAAGVLAISISQVHRHLVLWFRPEVLQTITWAGDPRKAAPSDDGRIHPRRSFASWVETIRGRAAPWTEAEVGAAAELRQALIGIVLRRAEEMAQVAAELGRVNKELEAFSYTVSHDLRAPMRHIAGYVDLVVESEGAGLGERSLRYLAHAKEAAAFAGKLVDGLLDFSRMGRAALKLRAIGTATLVEEVVGELERLEPGRGIEWAVAPDLPVLHADALLLQVAVRNLLGNAVKYSRGSRPARIAVRAVRREDGEGLEVEDNGVGFQMKYAGKLFGVFQRLHTIDEFEGTGIGLANVRRIVERHGGTVWARGELGRGACFGFVLPRRPPADGVPTQREGTHA, translated from the coding sequence ATGCTGGTGCTCGACGCGACGGACGCCGCCGCCGTGGCCCACAGCGCCAACTGGCCGGCGGCCGAACTGCGCGACGCCTCGGCGGCCCTGCCGCACGCGGCGCTGGCGGCGCTGGTCGATGGCGAGGCGCCGCTCGCGCTGGGCGACGTGCTGCTCGGCGGCGCGGCCTGGGCGCTGTCGGGTCACCGGCGCGGCGACCGGCTGGTGCTGGAGTTCGAGGCGCCGGAGCCGGAGTCGCCGGTCGGCCGGGTGCCGGTCCATCCGCTCGCGCGCGGGTTCCTGCCCCGCCTGCAGGAGACGGCGACGCTGGACGACGCGACGGCGCTGGTCGCCGCCGAGATAAAGCGCCTGACCGGATTCGGGCGCTGCCTGGTCTACCGCTTCGACGCCGACGGCCATGGCGAGGTGCTGGCCGAGCGGTGCGATGCGGGCTATGCGAGCCACGCCGGCCACCACTTTCCCGCCAGCGACATCCCCCGGCAGGCGCGCGAGCTGTACGTGCTCAATCCGTTCCGGCTCATCGTCGACGCCCACTACGACCCGGTGGCGCTGGTGGCCACCGGGACGCACGCGGGCGATGCGGCGTCGGTGTCGGGCATCGACCTGTCGCAGGCGCAGCTGCGCAGCGTCTCGCCGGTGCATCTGGCGTACATGCGCAACATGGGCACGCGGGCCTCGATGTCGGTGTCCATCACCGTCGAGGGACGGCTCTGGGGCCTGATCTCCTGCCACGACGACGCGCCGCGCCGGCTGGTGCCGGCGGTACGCCTCGCCTGCGAGCACCTGGGGCAGCTGCTGGCGCTGCAGGTCCAGGTGCTGGAGGCGCGGCGCGCGGTGGCCGAGCGGCTCGAGCTGCGCCACCTCACCCTGGACATCGTCGCGCGGCTCGCCGACGGCGACGCCACGCTCGCGCGGCTGGTCGACCACCCGGACGCACTGCTCGGCCTGGCGCGCGCCAGCGGCGCCGCCGTGGTGCGGGACGACCGGGTGTGGAGCGTGGGCCAGGCGCCCGCGCACGCCGACATCCTCGATCTCGCGCAGTGGATCGACGGGCGCGGCCGCGAGGTCTTCGAGACGCAGGGGCTGGCCTCGCACCATGCGCCCGGAGCCGCCTTTGCGCACGTGGCCGCCGGCGTGCTGGCCATCTCGATCTCGCAGGTCCACCGCCACCTGGTGCTGTGGTTCCGTCCGGAAGTGCTGCAGACCATCACCTGGGCCGGCGACCCGCGCAAGGCGGCGCCGTCGGACGACGGCCGCATCCACCCCCGGCGCAGTTTCGCGAGCTGGGTCGAGACGATCCGGGGGCGCGCGGCGCCCTGGACCGAGGCCGAGGTCGGCGCCGCCGCCGAGCTGCGCCAGGCGCTCATCGGCATCGTGCTGCGCCGCGCCGAGGAGATGGCGCAGGTGGCGGCCGAACTCGGGCGCGTCAATAAGGAACTCGAAGCCTTCTCGTACACCGTCTCCCACGACCTGCGCGCGCCGATGCGCCACATCGCCGGCTATGTCGACCTGGTGGTGGAGTCCGAGGGCGCCGGCCTGGGCGAGCGCTCGCTGCGCTACCTGGCGCACGCCAAGGAGGCCGCCGCCTTCGCCGGCAAGCTGGTCGACGGGCTGCTCGACTTCTCCCGCATGGGCCGCGCCGCGCTGAAGCTGCGCGCCATCGGCACCGCCACGCTGGTGGAGGAGGTGGTGGGCGAACTCGAGCGCCTGGAGCCCGGGCGCGGCATCGAGTGGGCGGTGGCCCCGGACCTGCCCGTGCTGCACGCCGACGCGCTGCTGCTGCAGGTGGCCGTGCGCAACCTGCTGGGCAACGCCGTCAAGTACTCGCGTGGCAGCCGGCCGGCGCGCATCGCCGTGCGCGCCGTGCGGCGCGAGGATGGCGAGGGCCTGGAGGTGGAGGACAACGGCGTGGGTTTCCAGATGAAATACGCGGGCAAGCTGTTCGGCGTGTTCCAGCGCCTGCACACGATCGACGAATTCGAGGGCACCGGCATCGGACTGGCCAACGTGAGGCGCATCGTCGAGCGCCATGGCGGCACGGTCTGGGCCCGTGGCGAGCTCGGCAGGGGGGCGTGCTTCGGCTTCGTGCTGCCCCGCCGCCCGCCCGCCGACGGCGTCCCCACGCAAAGAGAAGGAACCCATGCTTAA
- a CDS encoding EAL domain-containing protein — protein sequence MNPSPSSLTASADIDEASLARMVRRDQLVMLRASVRSAIPINLILSVTAMLVAAHAGLVAEGLAWLALSVVVNVARHVLCGQPFEDSAAGVERQLRRMVAASVVAGAVWALVPVLCAGYTSPQTLFYMAMVCGICAGAVSYGIAYAAVPIGFIAPPLLSGAVWLAVTGDFDRRCLAAMVVVYFAGLVRAAVQSERGIRSGCLLKNKATAMASQLGAAHEALQESAEHLAIRASHDPLTGLLNREGFAQATARRIGERPGRPHCLYLFDLDGFKGVNDAFGHRTGDRVLQDVARWLERELDGLRAIVGRWGGDEFVVLCNHDEDRARAPAALAQSLIAALPAAMPASGSHMGLSVGIAIAHDTDIVDMISLADEALYEAKRAGRNRFRIVDDALNKRLAVRRDIERDLEGAMRTRAISMWYQPVVALDTQRVHSLEALLRWDHPRHGRMPPEQVIFAAAAAGMAEALLRYIVEEVCRTLRELEAQGGALAAVPIALNVSPREMAQLAVDRLVLGLLAEQGVAAQRLKIEITEEVALDTPAARGCLSALAAAGVTIVVDDFGVGYSSLASLRDHYVRQVKIDRSFVAGLGGSSGNRVLVDAIVRLGRALDIEVVAEGVETVDELDVLRVLDCPLGQGYHFARPAPLAEVVAWAERRRAAAV from the coding sequence ATGAATCCCAGCCCGTCGTCCCTCACCGCCAGCGCAGACATCGACGAAGCGTCCCTGGCCCGCATGGTGCGCCGCGACCAGCTCGTCATGCTGCGCGCCAGCGTGCGCAGCGCCATCCCGATCAACCTGATCCTCAGCGTGACGGCGATGCTGGTGGCGGCGCACGCGGGCCTGGTCGCGGAAGGGCTGGCCTGGCTGGCGCTCTCGGTCGTGGTGAACGTGGCGCGCCACGTGCTGTGCGGCCAGCCGTTCGAGGACTCGGCCGCCGGCGTCGAACGGCAGTTGCGGCGCATGGTCGCCGCGTCCGTGGTGGCGGGCGCGGTCTGGGCGCTGGTCCCGGTGCTGTGCGCGGGCTACACCTCGCCGCAGACGCTGTTCTACATGGCGATGGTGTGCGGCATCTGTGCCGGCGCGGTGAGCTACGGCATCGCCTACGCCGCGGTGCCGATCGGCTTCATCGCGCCGCCGCTGCTGTCGGGCGCCGTCTGGCTGGCGGTGACGGGCGACTTCGACCGGCGGTGCCTCGCGGCGATGGTGGTGGTGTATTTCGCCGGCCTGGTGCGCGCGGCGGTGCAGAGCGAACGCGGCATCCGCAGCGGCTGCCTGCTGAAGAACAAGGCCACGGCCATGGCCTCGCAACTCGGCGCGGCGCACGAGGCGCTGCAGGAATCGGCCGAGCACCTGGCGATCCGCGCCTCGCACGACCCGCTCACCGGCCTGCTCAACCGCGAGGGCTTCGCGCAGGCGACCGCGCGCCGCATCGGGGAGCGGCCCGGCCGGCCGCACTGCCTGTACCTGTTCGACCTCGACGGCTTCAAGGGCGTCAACGACGCCTTCGGCCACCGCACCGGCGACCGGGTGCTGCAGGACGTGGCGCGCTGGCTAGAGCGCGAGCTCGACGGCCTGCGCGCGATCGTCGGGCGCTGGGGCGGCGACGAGTTCGTGGTGCTGTGCAACCACGACGAGGACCGCGCCCGGGCGCCCGCCGCGCTGGCGCAGTCGCTCATCGCCGCGCTGCCCGCGGCCATGCCCGCGAGCGGCAGCCACATGGGCCTGAGCGTGGGCATCGCCATCGCCCACGACACCGACATCGTCGACATGATCAGCCTGGCCGACGAGGCGCTCTACGAGGCCAAGCGCGCCGGGCGCAACCGCTTCCGCATCGTGGACGACGCGCTCAACAAGCGCCTGGCGGTGCGCCGCGACATCGAGCGCGACCTGGAGGGCGCGATGCGCACGCGCGCCATCTCGATGTGGTACCAGCCGGTCGTGGCGCTGGACACGCAGCGCGTCCACAGCCTGGAGGCGTTGCTGCGCTGGGACCACCCGCGCCACGGGCGCATGCCGCCCGAGCAGGTGATCTTCGCGGCCGCCGCCGCCGGCATGGCCGAGGCGCTGCTGCGCTACATCGTCGAGGAGGTATGCCGGACGCTGCGCGAGCTGGAGGCGCAGGGCGGGGCGCTGGCGGCGGTGCCGATCGCGCTGAACGTCTCGCCGCGCGAGATGGCGCAGCTGGCCGTCGACCGGCTGGTGCTGGGGCTGCTGGCCGAGCAGGGCGTCGCCGCGCAGCGCCTGAAGATCGAGATCACGGAAGAAGTGGCGCTGGACACGCCGGCCGCGCGCGGCTGCCTGAGCGCGCTGGCGGCGGCGGGCGTGACGATCGTGGTGGACGATTTCGGCGTGGGCTATTCGTCGCTCGCCTCGTTGCGCGACCACTACGTGCGCCAGGTCAAGATCGACCGCAGCTTCGTCGCCGGCCTGGGCGGCTCGTCGGGCAACCGGGTGCTGGTGGACGCGATCGTGCGGCTGGGCCGCGCGCTCGACATCGAGGTGGTGGCCGAGGGCGTGGAGACGGTCGACGAACTCGACGTGCTGCGCGTGCTGGACTGCCCGCTCGGCCAGGGCTACCACTTCGCGCGGCCGGCGCCGCTGGCCGAGGTCGTGGCGTGGGCCGAACGGCGGCGCGCCGCGGCGGTCTGA
- a CDS encoding response regulator, translating into MLKPILLVEDDKRDLELTLVALERSQLANEVVALRDGAQALDYLLREGEHAGRGEGNPAVILLDLKLPKVTGLEVLEAIKADPALRSIPVVMLTSSQEESDVLRSYQLGVNAYVVKPVAFDRFVSAISDLGVFWAVLNEPPPGSLRSARHHE; encoded by the coding sequence ATGCTTAAACCGATTCTGCTGGTCGAGGACGACAAGCGCGACCTCGAGCTGACCCTGGTCGCCCTGGAGCGCAGCCAGCTGGCCAACGAAGTGGTGGCGCTGCGCGACGGCGCGCAGGCGCTGGACTACCTGCTGCGCGAGGGCGAGCACGCCGGGCGCGGGGAGGGCAATCCGGCGGTGATCCTGCTCGACCTGAAGCTGCCCAAGGTCACCGGGCTGGAGGTGCTGGAGGCGATCAAGGCCGACCCGGCGCTGCGCAGCATCCCGGTGGTGATGCTGACCTCCTCGCAGGAGGAGTCGGACGTGCTGCGCAGCTACCAGCTCGGCGTCAACGCGTACGTGGTCAAGCCGGTGGCGTTCGACCGTTTCGTCTCCGCGATCTCCGACCTGGGCGTGTTCTGGGCCGTCCTCAACGAGCCGCCGCCGGGCTCGCTGCGCAGCGCGCGCCACCATGAGTAG